In Anaerolineales bacterium, the following proteins share a genomic window:
- a CDS encoding FmdE family protein, translating into MDLKPFLDLASRDHRHLCPRQILGVRIGLKGLAVHGMDALSTPKHLLVVSETDGCFVDGVIAVTNCTVGHRNLRIEDYGKIAATFINTKTNYAVRIAPALDVREKAYQYAPEEKRHYFAQMQAYQTIPDEELLTVQEVELNFKVEEIISHAGKRVNCERCGEEIINEREVLIEGKIYCRFCAEGGYYQSAVTN; encoded by the coding sequence ATGGACTTAAAGCCGTTTCTTGACCTCGCCTCGCGTGACCACCGCCACCTCTGCCCGCGACAGATCCTCGGCGTCCGCATCGGACTCAAGGGGCTGGCTGTCCACGGCATGGACGCGTTATCCACGCCCAAGCATTTACTCGTCGTCTCCGAAACCGACGGCTGTTTCGTAGACGGGGTCATCGCCGTGACGAATTGCACCGTTGGTCATCGAAATTTGCGCATCGAGGATTACGGCAAAATCGCCGCGACCTTCATCAACACCAAAACAAACTATGCAGTTCGTATCGCTCCCGCGTTGGATGTACGCGAAAAAGCGTATCAGTATGCCCCCGAAGAGAAGCGGCACTACTTCGCTCAAATGCAAGCCTATCAAACCATCCCTGATGAAGAATTATTGACCGTTCAAGAGGTTGAATTGAATTTCAAAGTTGAAGAAATCATCTCCCACGCAGGCAAGCGGGTCAATTGTGAGCGTTGCGGGGAGGAGATCATCAACGAGAGGGAAGTTCTGATCGAAGGAAAGATCTATTGCCGTTTCTGTGCTGAGGGTGGGTATTATCAGTCGGCAGTAACAAATTGA
- a CDS encoding PadR family transcriptional regulator: MSEIKHAGNLSPEFALLGFLISGQSHGYDLHQKFVSELGHVWHLSQSQAYAILKRLENRGDISAHIVEQEKLPARQMLRITAQGRKRFFEWLELGIGTNARSIRLEFLTRLYFTQLHRPENISQIYKTQFAETEARIEQLETLLQNLPPEQIYNRLSLDLRLQQMRLIQNWMAEIRTQFHIPKEKR, encoded by the coding sequence ATGAGCGAGATTAAACACGCAGGCAACCTCTCCCCCGAATTTGCATTATTAGGTTTTCTGATTTCAGGTCAAAGCCACGGCTACGATCTGCATCAAAAATTTGTCTCAGAGTTGGGGCATGTCTGGCATTTGAGTCAGAGTCAGGCGTATGCGATTTTGAAGCGTTTGGAAAATCGTGGTGATATTTCAGCGCATATCGTCGAGCAGGAAAAATTGCCAGCCCGCCAGATGTTAAGAATCACAGCCCAGGGAAGAAAACGGTTCTTTGAATGGCTTGAACTAGGCATTGGCACGAACGCGCGTTCCATTCGGCTCGAATTTCTCACACGTTTATATTTCACCCAACTTCACCGCCCTGAAAATATTTCGCAAATCTACAAAACGCAATTTGCAGAAACCGAAGCGCGGATCGAACAACTGGAAACATTGCTCCAAAATTTACCGCCCGAGCAAATCTACAACCGATTAAGTCTCGACCTTCGCCTCCAACAAATGCGTCTGATCCAAAACTGGATGGCGGAGATAAGAACCCAATTCCATATTCCAAAGGAGAAAAGATGA
- the modA gene encoding molybdate ABC transporter substrate-binding protein: MKSRFTNIVLLLALFLAGCAPASANEPVTLNVFAAASLTDAFTEIGANFDAANAGVTTTFNFAGSQALRTQIQEGAPVDVFASANNKEMTTLIEGSFVTAESAQVFLSNKLVVILPANNPAGIDSLEDLANAGIKIVFAAEEVPVGRYTREALDLMNGSFGPDFKDKVLANVVSNEDNVKQVVAKVQLGEADAGIVYTSDAVAAPELQTIEIPTDLNVIAKYPIAPLAESANAELAQAFVDYVLSDEGQAILQKWGFASP, encoded by the coding sequence ATGAAATCGCGTTTTACCAATATCGTTCTATTGCTGGCATTGTTTTTAGCGGGATGCGCTCCCGCTTCCGCAAACGAACCGGTTACATTAAATGTCTTCGCCGCCGCATCACTGACGGATGCTTTCACTGAAATTGGCGCAAACTTTGACGCCGCTAACGCAGGCGTGACGACAACCTTCAACTTCGCTGGCTCGCAAGCCTTGCGGACCCAAATTCAAGAAGGCGCGCCTGTGGATGTATTCGCCTCTGCAAACAATAAAGAAATGACGACTTTGATCGAGGGCTCGTTTGTCACGGCAGAATCCGCGCAAGTTTTCTTGAGCAATAAGTTGGTTGTCATCCTGCCAGCCAACAACCCTGCTGGGATTGATTCGCTGGAAGATTTGGCAAACGCAGGAATTAAAATTGTTTTTGCGGCAGAGGAAGTTCCTGTCGGCAGATACACGCGCGAAGCATTAGATTTGATGAACGGCTCGTTCGGTCCGGATTTCAAAGATAAAGTGTTGGCAAATGTCGTCTCCAATGAAGATAATGTGAAACAGGTGGTGGCAAAAGTCCAGTTGGGCGAAGCGGACGCGGGAATTGTGTACACGTCCGATGCGGTCGCCGCGCCTGAATTGCAGACGATAGAAATCCCTACAGATTTAAATGTCATTGCGAAGTATCCGATCGCGCCGCTGGCTGAATCTGCCAATGCCGAATTAGCCCAAGCCTTTGTGGATTATGTCCTTTCGGATGAGGGACAGGCGATCTTGCAAAAGTGGGGATTTGCTTCTCCGTAA
- a CDS encoding 2Fe-2S iron-sulfur cluster-binding protein, with product MSDSPTIILDGKEVSFTQGETIYEIATRQDTFIPTLCYDPRLKSFGACRLCVVDVKGMKNPVASCTTAATTGMEVTTSNDRVEKFRKTLLEMVVSENRELEVTPLRSIASQELTLLVDKYDAHNGRFQGAQSGHSRLDDSNPFLLRDYDLCISCYRCVRVCAEQEGDYAISVMNRGFHTQITTEFNGFLKDSACTFCGQCVQTCPTGALGDKKALKNEVMVNS from the coding sequence ATGAGCGATAGCCCAACCATCATCCTGGACGGCAAAGAAGTTTCGTTCACGCAAGGCGAAACGATCTACGAGATCGCAACTCGGCAGGACACGTTCATCCCCACCCTGTGCTATGACCCGCGACTGAAATCGTTCGGCGCGTGCCGCTTGTGCGTGGTGGACGTAAAAGGGATGAAGAATCCCGTCGCTTCGTGCACCACCGCCGCCACCACAGGCATGGAAGTGACCACCAGCAACGACCGCGTGGAAAAATTCCGCAAGACGCTGTTGGAGATGGTCGTTTCAGAGAACCGAGAATTGGAAGTCACGCCGTTGCGAAGCATCGCCTCACAGGAATTGACTCTCCTTGTGGATAAATACGACGCCCACAACGGTCGCTTCCAAGGCGCGCAATCGGGTCACAGCAGGCTGGACGATAGCAACCCGTTCCTGCTCCGCGACTATGACCTGTGTATTTCATGTTATCGTTGTGTGCGCGTCTGCGCCGAGCAGGAAGGCGATTACGCCATTAGCGTGATGAACCGCGGCTTCCATACCCAAATCACCACCGAGTTCAACGGCTTCCTCAAAGATTCGGCTTGCACCTTCTGCGGTCAATGCGTGCAGACTTGTCCCACTGGCGCGCTGGGCGATAAGAAGGCGCTGAAGAATGAGGTGATGGTGAATTCATAG
- a CDS encoding NADH-ubiquinone oxidoreductase-F iron-sulfur binding region domain-containing protein, translated as MTQSANQELLDQQLVEEWRGQPAPLLGLLHAFHQRDGYISEAAMRAIAKGLRQPLADLYGTVTFYHHFSREENGLQKPRVCTGPVCSLNGGHECLSALGDKGATPMPCAGRCDEPVMVLIGDEQFVGDAKGNLTRQATLLPPINPAGIEECVFAKIREPERNTLSGYKKTGGYEGLTRAIAMTPENVIEHVKASKLAGRGGAAFPTGVKWEAVAKAAGAPKSIVCNADEGEPGCFKDRAIMDYDPFAVIEGMTIAAYATGATRGFIYLRYEYPETNILLEKALADAYKENLLGKNILGANFNFELYIRRGGGAYICGEEGSLLNSLEGKHPFPRNRPPFPVTHGFENLPTAVNNVETLAAVAQIMRHEPEWYVNLGLNGNAGTKIVSLSGDIQHPGNYEVPFGLPLRTLIYDWAGGPQPGRTLQAVTMAGLSGGFLSAADVDSVTVDEPSIRSKGSMLGAAGMIVYDDSRDMIHAAHDAMEFFAHESCGKCFPCRIGTQRLVERLNGDGPNNMTVWLNEVNDLSETMKSVSACGLGMAAPLVVESLVKYFPDQVKAHVEGKAR; from the coding sequence ATGACACAATCCGCGAATCAAGAATTGTTAGACCAACAACTCGTCGAGGAATGGAGAGGTCAGCCTGCGCCATTGCTTGGCTTGTTGCATGCGTTTCATCAAAGGGACGGATATATTTCCGAGGCGGCGATGCGCGCGATCGCAAAAGGATTGCGTCAACCCCTAGCCGATCTATACGGAACGGTCACGTTCTATCATCACTTCAGCCGTGAAGAAAACGGATTGCAAAAACCGCGCGTCTGCACGGGACCTGTGTGCAGTCTCAACGGCGGTCACGAATGTCTCTCCGCATTGGGGGACAAAGGCGCGACGCCGATGCCATGCGCGGGACGCTGTGACGAACCTGTGATGGTGTTGATCGGGGATGAGCAATTTGTTGGCGATGCAAAAGGAAATTTGACTCGCCAAGCGACACTATTACCGCCAATAAATCCAGCGGGGATCGAAGAATGTGTGTTTGCAAAAATTCGTGAGCCAGAACGAAACACGTTATCGGGCTATAAAAAAACTGGCGGATACGAAGGCTTGACGCGTGCAATCGCGATGACTCCTGAAAATGTGATCGAACACGTCAAAGCCAGCAAACTTGCGGGGCGCGGCGGCGCGGCGTTCCCAACGGGCGTCAAATGGGAAGCGGTTGCAAAAGCGGCGGGCGCGCCGAAATCGATCGTCTGCAATGCCGATGAAGGCGAACCAGGTTGTTTCAAAGACCGCGCCATCATGGATTACGATCCGTTCGCCGTGATCGAAGGCATGACCATCGCGGCGTATGCAACGGGCGCAACGCGCGGCTTCATTTATCTGCGGTATGAATATCCCGAAACGAATATCCTTTTAGAAAAAGCGCTTGCCGATGCCTATAAAGAAAATCTTTTGGGCAAAAATATTCTCGGCGCAAATTTCAATTTTGAACTCTACATTCGGCGCGGCGGTGGCGCGTACATTTGCGGCGAAGAAGGTTCGCTCCTCAACAGCCTCGAAGGCAAGCATCCGTTTCCGCGCAATCGCCCGCCCTTCCCCGTCACACACGGTTTTGAAAATTTGCCGACCGCCGTCAACAACGTCGAAACGCTCGCGGCTGTCGCGCAGATCATGCGACACGAGCCAGAATGGTATGTCAATCTCGGTTTGAACGGAAACGCCGGGACGAAGATCGTCTCGCTTTCAGGCGACATTCAACATCCTGGGAATTATGAAGTCCCCTTCGGACTCCCGCTTCGCACTTTGATTTACGACTGGGCTGGCGGACCTCAGCCTGGACGCACGCTTCAAGCCGTGACGATGGCTGGGCTCTCAGGCGGATTCCTCTCCGCCGCTGACGTCGACTCGGTCACGGTTGACGAGCCGAGCATCCGCAGTAAAGGTTCGATGTTGGGCGCGGCAGGGATGATCGTCTACGACGACAGCCGCGACATGATCCACGCCGCGCATGATGCGATGGAATTCTTCGCACACGAATCATGCGGCAAATGTTTCCCATGCCGCATCGGTACACAACGCTTGGTCGAGCGACTCAATGGCGACGGTCCAAATAATATGACAGTTTGGCTGAACGAAGTCAATGATTTGAGCGAAACGATGAAATCGGTCAGCGCGTGCGGGCTTGGCATGGCGGCTCCGTTGGTCGTGGAAAGTCTGGTGAAGTATTTCCCCGATCAGGTCAAGGCACATGTGGAAGGTAAAGCAAGGTGA
- the fdhF gene encoding formate dehydrogenase subunit alpha: protein MQDIRELPLLDLGVKKTRTICGYCGVGCSVDILTKDDRIIGIQPAMDGPANLGALCVKGQFAFDYVHHPDRLKHPLVRREDGKLHETTWEEAIQVAADGFRNVAKKYGRESIYGVASGRTPTEADYLVQKFIRAGFGTHNVDNCSRAUHAPTVAGLATTLGRGAMSNPLSDLEKADVYFCIGTNMTESHPVAATRLKKALARGAKLIVADPRYIKLAELADLYLPLRVGSDVALLLGMAHVIVRENLIAHQFVTEKTTGIDEYIEHVKKFTPEWAEEITGVPAKDIETAAIWYASADKASIYYTLGITEHICGVDNVQSLSNLALLTGHLGREGCGINPLRGQNNIQGAGDAGAAPSDYPGYQLVVKPENREKFQKLYGRELDADRGITKVTALERCGDGIHAMLIDGENTLISDPNREHTEHALKALDHLVVIDIFLTETAEMADVVLPAASWGEVDGTLTNTERRIQRVRAAVNPPGEAKPDWWILSSIANAMSIPGFEYDSPKEVFNELCSVAPIYAGVDWDMIDDGQYQWPIPYKGHPGTPRLHEDGFVHGKALFKVIGYRDPAEVVDDEYPVWLTTGRRLQNYHTRTQTGRSAGIEYLAPEEYLEVHPENVQKWGLTDGGWAKVTSRRGEVKIKVKSTPRSPKGTVFASFSFAETPVNMLTGSGYDPNTHTAELKVCTVRVEPA from the coding sequence ATGCAAGACATTCGTGAGTTGCCACTACTTGACTTGGGCGTAAAAAAGACACGCACGATCTGCGGGTATTGCGGCGTCGGTTGTTCGGTGGATATTCTGACCAAGGACGATCGCATCATCGGCATTCAACCCGCCATGGACGGTCCCGCCAACCTCGGCGCGTTGTGCGTGAAGGGACAGTTCGCCTTCGATTACGTCCATCACCCAGACCGCTTGAAGCATCCTCTCGTCCGCCGTGAAGATGGCAAACTGCATGAGACCACATGGGAAGAAGCGATTCAAGTCGCCGCCGACGGTTTCCGCAATGTGGCAAAAAAGTACGGACGTGAATCCATTTACGGCGTCGCCAGCGGACGCACGCCCACCGAAGCCGATTATCTGGTGCAGAAATTCATCCGCGCGGGCTTCGGCACTCACAACGTAGACAACTGCTCGCGTGCCTGACACGCTCCCACCGTCGCCGGTCTGGCGACAACACTGGGACGCGGCGCAATGTCAAATCCACTGTCCGATTTGGAAAAAGCGGATGTCTACTTCTGCATCGGCACGAACATGACAGAGAGTCACCCCGTCGCGGCGACTCGCCTGAAGAAGGCGCTCGCGCGCGGCGCAAAGTTGATCGTCGCCGACCCGCGCTATATCAAACTGGCGGAGTTAGCCGATCTCTACCTGCCCCTCCGCGTCGGCTCGGATGTGGCGTTACTGCTCGGCATGGCGCATGTCATCGTGCGTGAAAATTTGATCGCCCATCAATTCGTCACCGAAAAAACCACAGGCATTGACGAATACATCGAACACGTCAAAAAGTTCACCCCCGAATGGGCGGAAGAGATCACGGGCGTACCCGCCAAAGATATCGAGACAGCCGCAATCTGGTACGCGAGCGCCGACAAGGCGTCCATTTATTACACGCTGGGAATCACCGAACACATCTGCGGCGTGGACAACGTCCAAAGCTTGAGTAATCTCGCGCTGTTGACGGGGCATCTCGGTCGCGAAGGATGCGGGATCAATCCCCTGCGCGGGCAAAACAACATCCAGGGCGCGGGCGATGCGGGCGCGGCTCCCAGCGATTATCCTGGCTATCAACTGGTGGTCAAGCCAGAGAACCGAGAAAAATTCCAAAAGTTGTATGGGCGTGAATTGGACGCCGACCGCGGCATCACCAAAGTCACTGCGCTGGAACGCTGTGGCGACGGAATCCACGCCATGTTGATCGACGGCGAGAATACGTTGATCTCCGACCCCAATCGCGAACACACTGAACACGCGTTGAAAGCCTTGGACCATTTGGTGGTAATTGATATCTTCCTCACCGAAACGGCGGAAATGGCGGACGTGGTCCTGCCTGCCGCGTCGTGGGGCGAAGTGGACGGAACCTTGACCAATACCGAACGGCGAATTCAACGCGTGCGCGCCGCGGTCAATCCGCCTGGCGAAGCCAAACCCGATTGGTGGATTCTTAGTTCGATTGCAAACGCCATGAGCATCCCTGGCTTTGAATATGATTCGCCGAAGGAAGTTTTCAACGAGTTGTGCAGTGTCGCGCCGATTTACGCGGGCGTGGATTGGGACATGATCGACGACGGTCAATATCAATGGCCCATTCCATACAAGGGACATCCCGGCACGCCGCGCTTGCACGAAGACGGCTTTGTTCACGGTAAAGCTCTCTTCAAAGTTATTGGCTATCGCGACCCCGCCGAAGTTGTGGACGATGAATATCCCGTTTGGCTCACTACTGGCAGGCGTTTGCAAAATTATCACACCCGCACGCAAACGGGTCGCTCGGCAGGCATTGAATACCTCGCGCCGGAAGAATACCTCGAGGTGCACCCAGAAAACGTCCAGAAGTGGGGGCTGACCGACGGCGGGTGGGCAAAGGTCACGAGTCGACGCGGCGAAGTGAAGATCAAAGTGAAATCCACGCCGCGCTCGCCGAAGGGAACCGTTTTCGCCAGTTTCAGTTTTGCCGAAACGCCAGTGAACATGCTCACGGGTTCGGGGTACGATCCGAACACGCATACTGCCGAGTTAAAAGTTTGCACTGTGCGCGTTGAACCTGCATAA
- the nuoF gene encoding NADH-quinone oxidoreductase subunit NuoF: protein MPTITQEIMDRIARKYPQKDSAALPVMQLIQAQNGGMLDKETFRAVSKVTNLSLSRLYGIASYYTMFNTKPVGKYHLQVDTCVPGFLHGADEIVAHLSQTLGIAVGEMTPDGMFTLSTVQDLASCATGPVIQVNDRYFENMTTAKVDRLIEALRNGQTPENDPSMTVFSKCRILLNDHTQPDCRTLAFYKKNGGYQALTKARSMQPKDIIHEMKEAHIRGRGGAGFSAGTKWSLLPKDDPRPVYLICNADEGEPGTFKDRQIMEFNPHLLIEGIAIGAHAIGAAKAFIYIRGEFAWIAEILETAIDEAKADGQLDQIDILVHRGAGSYVCGEETAQIESLEGKRGNPRPKPPFPASSGLYGCPTVVNNVETLASVPYIIQHGAQAFKKIGVPNNYGPKIFGVSGHVNKPGIFEYPLGTPLQTVLEAAGGVRGKLKGVIVGGLSVPILTAEEAEGLSLDFDSCQKAGTSLGSGGIIVVNDTVSIPELALRTIEFYHHESCGQCVPCREGSLVIEKKLRAIIEGRGKMEDIDLVIQLCRVIPGLSLCPTGEAFSAPILSMVTKFKSEFEALIQ from the coding sequence ATGCCCACAATTACGCAAGAGATCATGGATCGAATTGCCCGCAAATATCCGCAAAAAGATTCAGCTGCCTTGCCAGTAATGCAACTGATCCAGGCACAGAACGGGGGAATGTTAGATAAGGAGACATTCAGGGCGGTTTCCAAAGTGACGAATCTCAGCCTAAGCCGCCTCTACGGCATCGCCAGCTACTACACAATGTTCAACACTAAACCTGTGGGGAAATACCATCTGCAAGTGGACACTTGCGTTCCCGGCTTTCTGCACGGAGCGGATGAGATCGTAGCGCATCTCAGCCAGACGCTTGGCATCGCCGTCGGTGAGATGACGCCCGACGGGATGTTTACTTTGTCCACGGTGCAAGACCTCGCATCCTGCGCGACCGGGCCCGTCATCCAGGTCAATGACCGTTACTTCGAGAACATGACTACGGCAAAAGTTGATCGGCTCATCGAGGCATTGAGAAACGGACAGACGCCCGAGAATGATCCTTCGATGACTGTCTTCTCAAAGTGTAGGATTCTCTTAAATGACCACACCCAGCCCGATTGTCGTACGCTTGCTTTCTATAAAAAGAATGGCGGGTATCAAGCGCTGACAAAAGCCAGATCCATGCAGCCGAAAGATATCATCCATGAAATGAAGGAAGCGCACATCCGCGGGCGCGGCGGCGCGGGCTTCTCTGCCGGCACGAAGTGGTCCCTCCTGCCAAAGGATGATCCGCGGCCCGTGTATCTCATCTGTAACGCGGACGAGGGTGAGCCGGGCACATTCAAAGATCGTCAGATCATGGAATTCAATCCGCATCTCCTCATAGAGGGCATTGCCATCGGCGCCCATGCCATTGGCGCGGCGAAAGCGTTCATCTACATCCGTGGCGAGTTCGCGTGGATCGCTGAAATTCTCGAAACGGCTATTGACGAAGCAAAGGCGGATGGGCAACTCGATCAGATTGACATCCTTGTCCATCGCGGCGCGGGTTCGTACGTGTGTGGAGAAGAAACTGCCCAGATCGAGTCGCTGGAGGGAAAACGCGGCAACCCCAGACCCAAGCCGCCATTCCCGGCAAGTTCCGGGCTGTATGGATGTCCAACTGTTGTCAACAATGTCGAGACCCTCGCCAGCGTACCTTACATCATTCAGCATGGCGCGCAGGCTTTCAAGAAGATCGGCGTTCCGAATAACTATGGACCAAAGATATTTGGCGTTTCCGGTCATGTGAACAAGCCCGGTATTTTTGAGTATCCGCTCGGCACGCCGCTTCAAACTGTTTTGGAAGCGGCGGGAGGCGTCCGGGGCAAACTGAAAGGGGTGATCGTTGGCGGTCTTTCGGTCCCAATTCTGACCGCTGAAGAAGCGGAGGGCTTATCCCTTGACTTTGACTCCTGCCAAAAAGCCGGGACATCGCTGGGATCGGGAGGCATCATTGTGGTCAACGATACTGTCTCGATTCCGGAATTGGCTCTGCGGACCATCGAGTTTTATCACCATGAGTCGTGCGGTCAGTGCGTTCCCTGCCGCGAGGGTTCGCTGGTGATCGAGAAAAAACTCCGTGCAATTATCGAGGGGCGGGGGAAAATGGAGGATATTGATCTCGTGATTCAACTATGCCGCGTCATCCCTGGACTTTCTCTCTGCCCCACCGGCGAAGCCTTTTCCGCGCCGATTCTATCTATGGTGACAAAGTTCAAGTCGGAATTCGAAGCGTTGATTCAGTAA
- the fdhF gene encoding formate dehydrogenase subunit alpha has product MSKKIFIDGKPIAFDDGKTVLQVARENGFYIPTLCYHARTGQASMCRVCVVEVEGARNLQTSCSLMPTDGMQVQTASQRVLDARRAVVNLLLANGNHNCLSCEVNGACELQDAAYHLGIETPTFLVEEHEERDASAAFIIRDPNKCILCGRCIVGCNEQVVNETLDFGYRGSRTKVICDADLPMGKSTCVQCGECVQLCPVGAFIEKKGVGQARRWETHTVRTTCPYCGVGCQLELHVKGDRIIRVTGVEGAQPNQGHLCVKGRYGYDFIYSDERLKTPLIREGAGFREASWDEALDLVAAKFQQIMREHGPNALAGVSSARSINEDSYYMQRLFREVVGTNNIDHCARVUHAPTVAGLATTFGSGAMTNSFGEFKNAKLFFLIGTNMTEAHPVASYFVKQAVNNGAKLIVVDPRKHALARKADIFAQVKVGADVALLNGIMYTLLEEDLYDKDFVEANCTNFDELRAAVMQYPPDKAAAISGVAEETIREMARMMASVKPGMLCYTLGLTEHTSGTNNVISVANLQMLLGNLGVESGGVNPLRGQNNVQGACDMGALPGTFSGYQSVTNPEIRAKFAQAWGVESLPETPGLMMPDMMTGLLTKDVRGFFIMGENLANSEPNISHAEFELASAEFLVCCDIFMTETTRFAHVILPSASWAESEGTYTNSERRISRVRSIKEAPGVAKPGWWIIKEIAKRMGHDWGSNSAQEIWDNEISVLTPLVAGVKYSRLEQDGLQWPCPTLDHPGTKFLHKGGKFTRGQGLFKGIEWTPPAEVEDEEYPFMLSTGRRLVHYHTRTQTARAGLDQMAPEETVDISPCDANALGIADGEYVRVSSRRGSVKVKARVTDEAPQGLLWMAFHFREGNANWLTNNAGDTTTKTPEYKAAAVKIEKIK; this is encoded by the coding sequence ATGAGCAAAAAAATCTTCATTGACGGCAAGCCGATTGCATTCGATGATGGAAAGACCGTGCTTCAGGTCGCGCGCGAGAACGGTTTTTACATCCCAACCCTGTGCTACCATGCGCGGACGGGACAAGCCAGCATGTGCCGCGTATGCGTGGTGGAAGTGGAAGGCGCGCGCAATCTTCAAACATCCTGTTCGCTCATGCCGACCGATGGCATGCAGGTTCAGACGGCTTCTCAGCGTGTGCTTGATGCCCGCAGAGCGGTCGTCAACCTCTTGCTGGCAAATGGCAATCACAATTGTCTATCGTGCGAAGTCAACGGCGCGTGCGAACTCCAGGATGCGGCGTATCACCTGGGGATCGAAACGCCCACTTTCCTTGTTGAGGAACATGAGGAACGGGATGCCTCGGCAGCCTTCATCATTCGTGATCCGAATAAATGCATCTTGTGTGGACGATGCATTGTCGGGTGTAACGAGCAGGTGGTGAACGAGACGCTCGACTTTGGATATCGCGGCTCTCGCACAAAGGTCATCTGCGACGCGGACCTGCCAATGGGCAAGTCAACGTGTGTCCAATGCGGGGAATGTGTCCAGTTGTGTCCAGTCGGCGCGTTCATCGAGAAAAAAGGAGTCGGGCAGGCGCGGCGTTGGGAAACGCACACAGTGCGAACCACTTGTCCATATTGCGGGGTCGGCTGTCAACTCGAACTGCACGTCAAGGGCGATCGGATCATCCGTGTGACCGGCGTAGAAGGCGCCCAGCCGAATCAGGGACATCTCTGTGTAAAGGGACGCTACGGGTATGACTTCATTTATTCGGATGAGCGCCTCAAAACCCCGCTCATCCGGGAGGGAGCTGGCTTCCGTGAAGCCAGTTGGGATGAGGCGCTTGACCTGGTCGCGGCAAAATTCCAGCAGATCATGCGGGAACACGGACCGAATGCGCTCGCCGGGGTAAGCAGCGCTAGAAGCATCAACGAAGATTCGTATTACATGCAAAGACTATTCCGGGAGGTGGTGGGCACAAACAACATTGACCATTGTGCCCGTGTCTGACACGCCCCCACTGTTGCCGGTCTGGCAACCACCTTCGGCTCGGGCGCGATGACGAATTCGTTCGGCGAGTTCAAAAACGCAAAACTTTTCTTCCTGATCGGCACAAACATGACCGAAGCCCATCCGGTGGCTTCCTATTTCGTCAAACAGGCGGTGAACAACGGCGCGAAACTGATCGTTGTTGATCCGAGAAAACATGCGCTGGCGCGCAAAGCGGATATTTTTGCACAGGTCAAAGTCGGCGCGGATGTCGCGTTGTTGAACGGCATTATGTACACCCTGCTCGAGGAAGATCTGTACGATAAGGATTTCGTCGAAGCGAACTGCACGAACTTCGATGAACTTCGCGCCGCGGTCATGCAATATCCGCCTGATAAGGCTGCCGCCATTTCCGGCGTAGCCGAAGAGACCATCCGCGAGATGGCTCGCATGATGGCTTCAGTGAAACCGGGCATGCTATGCTATACGCTTGGATTGACAGAACACACGTCTGGGACGAACAATGTCATTTCTGTCGCCAACCTTCAGATGTTATTGGGCAATTTGGGTGTGGAAAGCGGGGGCGTCAATCCGTTGCGCGGACAAAACAACGTTCAGGGCGCCTGTGATATGGGCGCGCTGCCCGGAACTTTTTCCGGCTATCAGAGCGTCACCAACCCGGAAATCCGCGCCAAGTTTGCCCAAGCTTGGGGTGTGGAGAGTCTCCCTGAAACGCCGGGCTTGATGATGCCGGACATGATGACCGGGCTCCTCACGAAGGATGTGCGCGGCTTTTTCATCATGGGCGAAAACCTAGCAAATTCAGAACCGAATATTTCCCATGCAGAGTTCGAATTGGCTTCTGCTGAATTCTTAGTGTGCTGCGATATCTTCATGACCGAAACCACCCGTTTCGCGCATGTCATCCTGCCATCTGCTTCGTGGGCTGAGAGCGAGGGAACATATACGAACAGCGAGCGCCGTATCAGCCGTGTACGCAGTATCAAAGAAGCCCCGGGTGTAGCCAAACCCGGCTGGTGGATCATCAAAGAGATCGCCAAACGCATGGGTCATGATTGGGGATCGAACAGCGCGCAGGAAATTTGGGATAACGAAATATCCGTGTTGACGCCGCTGGTGGCGGGAGTCAAGTATTCCCGCCTCGAACAGGATGGCTTGCAGTGGCCCTGCCCGACGTTGGATCACCCCGGAACGAAATTCCTACACAAAGGCGGAAAGTTTACGCGCGGACAAGGCTTGTTCAAAGGAATCGAGTGGACTCCCCCGGCGGAGGTCGAGGACGAGGAATATCCCTTTATGTTAAGTACTGGGCGGCGGCTGGTCCACTATCACACGCGGACGCAAACCGCGAGGGCGGGTCTCGATCAGATGGCGCCGGAGGAAACAGTGGACATTTCCCCGTGCGATGCCAACGCTCTCGGCATCGCCGATGGTGAATATGTCCGTGTTAGCTCGCGGCGCGGGTCTGTGAAAGTCAAAGCCAGAGTCACCGACGAAGCGCCGCAAGGGTTGTTATGGATGGCATTCCACTTCCGTGAAGGGAACGCGAACTGGCTGACTAATAACGCGGGTGATACAACGACCAAGACGCCCGAATACAAGGCTGCCGCTGTTAAGATCGAAAAGATAAAATAA